One window from the genome of Pseudonocardia hierapolitana encodes:
- a CDS encoding dihydrofolate reductase family protein — protein sequence MEQLLRVQNFNVSRDGFGAGERQSLERPFGHADPGDMFAWAGATASWPMRTDPGGSRGLDDYLTRDYANNIGAEIMGRNKFGPLRGPWRDHDWRGWWGDEPPFRTPVFVLTHHERPSFTLSDTTFHFVDGDPAAVLEQAREAACGKDVRLGGGPTTIREFLDADLVDTMHVAVSQVELGSGVRLWESPDELLDRFHLEIVPSPSGVTHHLFWRR from the coding sequence GTGGAGCAACTGCTGAGAGTCCAGAACTTCAACGTCTCGCGGGACGGGTTCGGCGCGGGCGAGCGCCAGAGCCTCGAGAGGCCGTTCGGTCATGCCGACCCGGGCGACATGTTCGCCTGGGCCGGCGCCACGGCGAGCTGGCCCATGCGCACCGACCCCGGCGGAAGCCGGGGCCTCGACGACTACCTCACCCGGGACTACGCCAACAACATCGGTGCCGAGATCATGGGCCGCAACAAGTTCGGCCCGCTGCGCGGCCCGTGGCGCGACCACGACTGGCGTGGCTGGTGGGGCGACGAGCCCCCGTTCCGCACGCCGGTGTTCGTGCTGACCCACCACGAACGCCCCTCGTTCACCCTCTCCGACACCACGTTCCACTTCGTCGACGGCGACCCGGCCGCCGTCCTCGAGCAGGCGCGGGAGGCGGCCTGCGGCAAGGACGTCCGGCTCGGTGGCGGCCCCACCACCATCCGGGAGTTCCTCGACGCCGACCTCGTCGACACCATGCACGTGGCGGTCTCACAGGTGGAGCTCGGATCCGGGGTGCGGCTCTGGGAGTCGCCCGACGAGCTGCTCGACCGCTTCCACCTCGAGATCGTGCCCAGCCCGAGCGGCGTGACGCACCACCTGTTCTGGCGGAGGTGA
- a CDS encoding DUF1932 domain-containing protein, translated as MTATIAVLGLGEAGGALARDLFAAGAVVRGYDPAVPATDGVLDTGSEAEAAEGADVVLSVNSASAAVDALTAGVGAAAMWADLNTASPGTKRRLAEIAAAHGVPFADVAIMAPVPGHGLRVPMLATGEGAMRVAEILRPFGASVEVMAGPAGLAAERKLLRSVFFKGMSAAVVEALTAARAAGCEDWLRGLIENELTRADATTVERLVTGSYRHAVRRTAEMAAAASMLDELGVPADVARAARDHLSRL; from the coding sequence ATGACCGCAACGATCGCCGTGCTCGGCCTGGGCGAGGCCGGCGGCGCGCTGGCCCGCGACCTGTTCGCGGCGGGCGCCGTGGTGCGGGGCTACGACCCCGCCGTCCCCGCGACGGACGGCGTGCTCGACACGGGTTCCGAGGCCGAGGCCGCCGAGGGCGCCGACGTCGTGCTGAGCGTGAACAGCGCGTCCGCCGCTGTCGACGCGCTGACCGCCGGGGTCGGCGCCGCCGCGATGTGGGCCGACCTCAACACGGCGTCCCCCGGGACGAAGCGTCGGCTCGCCGAGATCGCGGCGGCCCACGGGGTGCCGTTCGCCGACGTGGCGATCATGGCGCCGGTCCCGGGGCACGGGCTGCGGGTGCCGATGCTCGCCACGGGAGAGGGCGCCATGCGCGTGGCGGAGATCCTGCGTCCGTTCGGCGCGTCGGTCGAGGTCATGGCCGGGCCGGCCGGGCTGGCGGCCGAACGCAAGCTGCTGCGGAGCGTGTTCTTCAAGGGGATGTCGGCCGCTGTGGTCGAGGCCCTGACCGCGGCCCGGGCCGCGGGGTGCGAGGACTGGCTCCGGGGGCTCATCGAGAACGAGCTCACGCGTGCCGACGCCACCACGGTGGAGCGGCTGGTCACCGGGTCCTACCGGCACGCGGTGCGCCGCACGGCGGAGATGGCGGCGGCCGCCTCGATGCTCGACGAGCTCGGCGTTCCCGCCGACGTCGCGAGGGCGGCCCGGGACCACCTCAGCCGACTGTGA
- a CDS encoding DUF6282 family protein: MTGHPRPSAHARELVRGAYDVHIHVAPDVMRRRIDDVTLAERFAAVGMAGFVLKSHYAPTAERAEVVRRAHPGVDALGAITLNASVGGLNPIAVEIAGRGGARFVWLPTVDSANQRSCLAEEPEGAKPPMWAQLQADLAAAGMAADPVDVLDPDGEVLERTRQVLRLVAKHDMTLATGHLHQDESAAVIDAALDEGVRRIVVTHPEFTSQRIGVQRQRALAAKGAVLERCYTTPYTGKVSWDVWLGNIREVGPRHSVISSDLGQPFNPPVEDGLALAADRLLAAGFTDDEVRLMTVHNSRRLAGADPLPDAPADPP; this comes from the coding sequence ATGACCGGCCATCCACGCCCATCGGCCCACGCTCGCGAGCTGGTGCGCGGTGCCTACGACGTGCACATCCACGTCGCGCCCGACGTGATGCGACGGCGGATCGACGACGTCACCCTCGCGGAGCGGTTCGCGGCCGTCGGCATGGCGGGCTTCGTCCTCAAGTCGCACTACGCACCCACCGCGGAACGGGCGGAGGTGGTCCGGCGGGCCCATCCCGGCGTCGACGCGCTCGGGGCCATCACGCTCAACGCCTCCGTCGGCGGGCTCAACCCGATCGCGGTGGAGATCGCCGGCCGCGGGGGAGCGCGGTTCGTGTGGCTGCCCACCGTGGACAGCGCCAACCAGCGCTCCTGCCTGGCCGAGGAGCCAGAGGGTGCGAAACCGCCGATGTGGGCGCAACTGCAGGCCGACCTCGCCGCGGCCGGCATGGCCGCCGATCCGGTGGACGTGCTGGACCCGGATGGCGAGGTGCTGGAGCGCACGCGGCAGGTTCTGCGGCTCGTCGCCAAGCACGACATGACGCTCGCCACCGGGCACCTGCACCAGGACGAGTCGGCGGCGGTCATCGACGCCGCGCTCGACGAAGGCGTGCGGCGGATCGTCGTCACGCACCCGGAGTTCACCTCGCAACGCATCGGCGTGCAGCGCCAGCGCGCGCTCGCGGCGAAGGGCGCCGTGCTGGAACGTTGTTACACAACCCCGTACACCGGCAAGGTGTCCTGGGACGTGTGGCTGGGGAACATCCGCGAGGTCGGGCCGCGCCACTCGGTGATCTCGAGCGACCTGGGCCAGCCGTTCAACCCGCCGGTCGAGGACGGGCTCGCGCTGGCCGCCGACCGCCTGCTGGCCGCCGGGTTCACCGACGACGAGGTGCGGCTGATGACCGTCCACAACAGCCGCAGGCTGGCCGGTGCCGATCCGCTGCCCGACGCGCCCGCGGATCCGCCGTGA
- the pcaD gene encoding 3-oxoadipate enol-lactonase, which yields MSVELHHVDEGPRDAPALVLSGSLGSTLDMWRPQVAPLTERFRVIRVDHRGHGGSPVPPGPYVIADLAGDVLALLDRLGLERVAWCGLSMGGMIGMYLGSEAPERVSSLTLCCTSSNFPDTTVWKERIAAVSSGGTAPLAEGIVSRWFTPGWAAAHPDAVAEAAAWVAGTPDDGYLACCQALEVWDHRDRLGAITAPTLVIAGSADPSTPVEPHARTIVEGIPGARLEVLEAAHLATIEAADEATRLIEEHVAAHPA from the coding sequence GTGAGCGTCGAGCTGCACCACGTCGACGAGGGGCCGCGCGACGCGCCCGCGCTCGTGCTGTCCGGGTCGCTCGGTTCCACGCTGGACATGTGGCGGCCGCAGGTCGCGCCGCTCACGGAGCGGTTCCGGGTGATCCGGGTGGACCACCGCGGGCACGGCGGCTCCCCGGTGCCGCCCGGCCCGTACGTGATCGCCGACCTCGCGGGCGACGTGCTCGCCCTGCTCGACCGGCTCGGCCTGGAGCGGGTGGCGTGGTGCGGGCTGTCGATGGGCGGGATGATCGGGATGTACCTGGGGTCCGAGGCGCCCGAACGGGTCTCGAGCCTCACCCTGTGCTGCACCTCCTCGAACTTCCCCGACACCACGGTCTGGAAGGAGCGCATCGCGGCGGTCTCCTCCGGCGGCACCGCACCGCTCGCGGAGGGCATCGTGTCGCGGTGGTTCACGCCCGGCTGGGCCGCGGCGCACCCGGACGCGGTCGCCGAGGCGGCGGCGTGGGTCGCGGGCACCCCGGACGACGGCTACCTCGCCTGCTGCCAGGCGCTGGAGGTGTGGGACCACCGCGACCGGCTCGGCGCGATCACGGCGCCCACGCTGGTGATCGCCGGTTCCGCCGACCCGTCCACGCCCGTGGAACCGCACGCACGCACGATCGTCGAGGGCATCCCCGGCGCGCGGCTGGAGGTGCTGGAGGCCGCCCACCTCGCCACGATCGAGGCCGCCGACGAGGCGACGAGGCTGATCGAGGAGCACGTGGCCGCTCACCCGGCCTGA
- a CDS encoding CoA-transferase subunit beta: MTGTAEPVAGTQSATTWSADEMMSIAASRALRDGQACFVGIGLPSTAANLARRLHAPRLVLIYESGTLDTTPAELPLSIGDGILADSALTVVSVPEIFNYWLQPGRIDVGFLSGAQIDRLGNINTTVIGEYDEPAVRLPGSGGAPEIAASCREVIVVMRHRLRAFVEQVDFVTSVGHGSGRGDRELLGLRGAGPVRVITDLGVLEPDPDTAELVLTALHQGVTVEQVRAETGWPLQVAADLVITAPPSTTELETLRSMRTVGEKGTS; this comes from the coding sequence ATGACCGGCACCGCGGAGCCCGTGGCCGGAACGCAGTCGGCGACGACCTGGAGCGCCGACGAGATGATGAGCATCGCGGCTTCCCGCGCCCTGCGCGACGGGCAGGCCTGCTTCGTCGGGATCGGCCTGCCGTCCACGGCCGCCAACCTCGCCCGCAGGCTGCACGCCCCGCGGCTGGTGCTCATCTACGAGTCGGGCACCCTCGACACCACGCCGGCGGAGCTGCCGCTCTCCATCGGCGACGGCATCCTCGCCGACTCCGCGCTCACCGTCGTCAGCGTCCCGGAGATCTTCAACTACTGGCTGCAGCCGGGCCGCATCGACGTCGGGTTCCTCTCCGGCGCCCAGATCGACCGGCTCGGAAACATCAACACGACCGTGATCGGCGAGTACGACGAGCCGGCCGTCCGCCTGCCCGGCTCGGGAGGCGCTCCCGAGATCGCCGCCTCGTGCCGCGAGGTGATCGTCGTGATGCGGCACCGGCTGCGGGCGTTCGTCGAGCAGGTCGACTTCGTGACCTCCGTCGGGCACGGCAGCGGGCGAGGCGACCGGGAGCTGCTCGGGCTGCGCGGGGCCGGCCCCGTCCGCGTGATCACCGATCTCGGCGTCCTCGAACCGGACCCGGACACGGCCGAGCTGGTGCTCACCGCGCTGCACCAGGGCGTGACGGTGGAGCAGGTGCGGGCCGAGACCGGGTGGCCGCTGCAGGTCGCCGCCGATCTGGTCATCACCGCGCCGCCCAGCACGACCGAGCTGGAGACGCTGCGCTCCATGCGCACCGTCGGCGAGAAGGGGACCTCGTGA
- a CDS encoding CoA transferase subunit A codes for MAKIVPLPQAVSELVHDGDTVALEGFTHLIPFAAGHEIIRQHRRDLTLVRMTPDLIYDQMIGAGCASRLVFSWGGNPGVGSLHRMRDALATGWPVPLEIEEHSHAGMANRYVAGASGLPFAVLRGYSGTDLPHHTDTISTVQCPFTGERLAAVAALNPDVAIVHAQRADRDGNVQLWGITGVQKEAVLAARRSLATVEEIVDELTPVPGAVVLPGWVLDAVATAPGGAAPSYAHGYYERDNAAYRAWDAISRDREAFLRWRRTIEEAA; via the coding sequence GTGGCCAAGATCGTGCCGTTGCCGCAGGCCGTGTCGGAGCTCGTGCACGACGGGGACACCGTCGCCCTCGAGGGTTTCACGCACCTGATCCCGTTCGCCGCTGGTCACGAGATCATTCGCCAGCACCGGCGAGACCTCACGCTCGTGCGGATGACCCCCGACCTCATCTACGACCAGATGATCGGCGCCGGCTGCGCGTCTCGGCTGGTGTTCTCCTGGGGCGGCAACCCCGGCGTCGGGTCGCTGCACCGGATGCGCGACGCGCTCGCCACCGGCTGGCCCGTCCCGCTCGAGATCGAGGAGCACAGCCACGCCGGCATGGCCAACCGGTACGTGGCAGGCGCCTCCGGGCTGCCGTTCGCGGTGCTCCGCGGCTACAGCGGCACCGATCTGCCCCACCACACCGACACGATCTCCACCGTGCAGTGCCCGTTCACGGGCGAACGGCTGGCCGCCGTCGCCGCGCTCAACCCCGACGTCGCGATCGTGCACGCCCAGCGCGCCGACCGCGACGGCAACGTCCAGCTGTGGGGCATCACGGGCGTGCAGAAGGAGGCCGTGCTCGCGGCCCGCCGTTCGCTCGCCACCGTCGAGGAGATCGTCGACGAGCTGACGCCGGTGCCGGGGGCCGTGGTGCTGCCCGGGTGGGTGCTCGACGCCGTGGCGACGGCTCCGGGAGGCGCGGCGCCGTCGTACGCACACGGGTACTACGAGCGCGACAACGCCGCGTACCGGGCCTGGGACGCGATCAGCCGCGACCGGGAGGCGTTCCTGCGCTGGCGACGCACGATCGAGGAGGCGGCATGA
- a CDS encoding aldo/keto reductase, with translation MSTLSDTRPAAASGRFSLGGEQGRPVHRLGFGTMRLTGPGVWGPPADRDAAVAVLRRAADLGVDLFDTADSYGPDVAEELLREALHPYDGLTIATKAGLLRTGPDEWHAYGRPEYLRQQCDQSLRKLGVERIDLFQLHRVDPQVPADEQFGALAELQSVGKVAAVGLSEVGVDQIEAARLVVDVATVQNRYNIADRSSDDVLRFCTEQGIGFIPWAPIAAGRLAEPGGALDGTAQRLGATPAQVALAWLLQRSSVMLPIPGTGDVGHLEENVRAAALPLDLDTVDELDTAA, from the coding sequence GTGAGCACCCTCTCCGACACCCGCCCCGCCGCCGCATCCGGCCGCTTCAGCCTGGGCGGCGAGCAGGGCCGCCCGGTCCACCGTCTCGGCTTCGGCACGATGCGGCTCACCGGCCCGGGCGTGTGGGGACCGCCCGCCGATCGCGACGCCGCCGTGGCCGTGCTGCGACGTGCGGCCGACCTCGGGGTCGACCTGTTCGACACCGCCGACTCCTACGGCCCCGACGTGGCCGAGGAACTCCTGCGCGAGGCGCTGCACCCCTACGACGGCCTGACGATCGCCACGAAGGCCGGCCTGCTGCGCACCGGTCCCGACGAGTGGCACGCCTACGGCAGGCCCGAGTACCTGCGCCAGCAGTGCGACCAGAGCCTGCGCAAGCTCGGCGTCGAGCGGATCGACCTGTTCCAGCTGCACCGCGTCGACCCGCAGGTGCCCGCCGACGAGCAGTTCGGCGCGCTCGCCGAGCTGCAGTCGGTGGGCAAGGTGGCCGCCGTCGGCCTGTCCGAGGTCGGGGTCGACCAGATCGAGGCCGCCCGCCTCGTGGTCGACGTCGCCACCGTGCAGAACCGGTACAACATCGCCGACCGCAGCAGCGACGACGTGCTGCGCTTCTGCACCGAGCAAGGCATCGGCTTCATCCCGTGGGCGCCGATCGCGGCCGGACGGTTGGCGGAGCCCGGTGGCGCGCTGGACGGGACGGCACAGCGGCTCGGCGCCACCCCGGCACAGGTCGCGCTCGCCTGGTTGCTTCAGCGCTCGTCGGTGATGCTGCCGATCCCGGGCACCGGCGATGTCGGGCACCTGGAGGAGAACGTCCGCGCGGCGGCCCTCCCGCTGGACCTCGACACCGTCGACGAGCTCGACACCGCGGCCTGA
- a CDS encoding amidohydrolase family protein: MTAIRLVAPVVLPCDPGCSVLRDAVVDVDADGRIAYVGPRASAPAGAGPVRMLPGALLPGLVNTHAHTPMIALRGMGGDLPLMRWLQDVMWPAEGRLDADDVHVAMTSGCIELLRTGCTTSVEMYFFTDAVIDAVSTVGSRVVLTPGIIAAPGWDRLGTWEQMRDDVSARIDAIGVRSGPGKRIELGYGPHAAYTLPPHALASVAEHARARDALMHIHVAETVEEDQAQRASHGSVPALLDEVGALGGRVLAAHGVHLSEADIALLASRGAAVAHCPGSNAKLAAGIARVTALRRAGIRVGLGTDGPASGDDLDMWAEARLAGLLARVGSGDAAALTAAELLLMSTRDGAAAIGRADIGALEAGRWADLVHVDLDDPAFVAPEDDPQLLSNLVWAGGSRLVRDVWVAGEQVLADGEPTRVDRRAATVALRDVAARLRGPHPART; the protein is encoded by the coding sequence ATGACGGCCATCCGGCTCGTCGCGCCGGTGGTGCTGCCGTGCGACCCCGGCTGCTCGGTGCTGCGCGACGCCGTGGTGGACGTCGACGCCGACGGCAGGATCGCCTACGTCGGCCCGCGGGCGAGCGCGCCTGCCGGCGCGGGCCCCGTGCGGATGCTGCCGGGCGCGCTGCTCCCCGGCCTGGTGAACACCCACGCGCACACGCCCATGATCGCGCTGCGGGGCATGGGCGGGGACCTCCCGCTGATGCGCTGGCTGCAGGACGTGATGTGGCCGGCCGAGGGTCGGCTCGATGCGGACGACGTGCACGTCGCCATGACGTCCGGCTGCATCGAGCTGCTGCGCACCGGCTGCACGACGAGCGTCGAGATGTACTTCTTCACCGACGCGGTGATCGACGCGGTGTCGACCGTCGGGTCCCGGGTGGTGCTGACCCCGGGGATCATCGCCGCGCCGGGATGGGATCGCCTCGGCACCTGGGAGCAGATGCGTGACGACGTCTCAGCCCGGATCGACGCGATCGGCGTCCGGTCCGGGCCCGGGAAGCGGATCGAGCTCGGCTACGGCCCGCACGCGGCGTACACGCTCCCGCCCCACGCGCTCGCGTCGGTGGCCGAGCACGCCCGCGCCCGCGACGCGCTGATGCACATCCACGTGGCCGAGACCGTGGAGGAGGATCAGGCCCAGCGGGCGTCGCACGGGTCGGTGCCCGCCCTGCTCGACGAGGTCGGCGCGCTCGGCGGCCGGGTCCTCGCCGCCCACGGCGTGCACCTCTCCGAGGCCGACATCGCCCTGCTCGCCTCCCGAGGCGCCGCAGTCGCCCACTGCCCGGGATCCAACGCCAAGCTCGCCGCAGGCATCGCCCGCGTGACGGCGCTGCGGCGGGCCGGGATCCGGGTCGGCCTCGGGACCGACGGCCCCGCGTCCGGCGACGACCTCGACATGTGGGCCGAGGCCCGCCTCGCCGGCCTGCTCGCCCGCGTGGGCAGCGGGGACGCCGCCGCCCTCACGGCGGCCGAGCTGCTGCTGATGTCCACCCGGGACGGCGCCGCCGCCATCGGCCGCGCCGACATCGGCGCCCTCGAAGCGGGGCGCTGGGCCGACCTCGTGCACGTGGACCTGGACGACCCGGCCTTCGTCGCTCCCGAGGACGACCCCCAGCTGCTGTCGAACCTGGTGTGGGCCGGGGGGTCCCGCCTGGTGCGGGACGTGTGGGTCGCCGGGGAGCAGGTGCTCGCCGACGGCGAGCCGACCCGGGTGGACCGGCGGGCCGCCACGGTCGCCCTGCGGGACGTGGCGGCCCGGCTCCGCGGCCCCCACCCCGCCCGGACGTGA
- a CDS encoding NYN domain-containing protein has protein sequence MIPTGTVPPAPRALLVWDAPNMDMSLGSLLGARPTAAFRPRFDAVGRWLLELAGPDSVAEATVFTNVAPGSTEVVRPWVEALRNVGFAVFAKPKLTEDSDVDDDMLAHISLRASEGALRHLVVASGDGRAFREPLEELDAAGTAVTVIGFREHASFALNSEVIEFVDLEDIDGVFREPLPRITLDSLPDTGAWLPPFRSLRSLLEPRR, from the coding sequence ATGATCCCGACCGGGACGGTGCCCCCGGCACCGCGCGCGCTCCTCGTGTGGGATGCGCCGAACATGGACATGAGCCTCGGCTCGCTGCTCGGGGCTCGCCCCACCGCGGCGTTCCGGCCGCGGTTCGACGCCGTGGGACGCTGGCTGCTCGAGCTCGCCGGGCCGGACTCGGTGGCGGAGGCCACCGTGTTCACCAACGTGGCGCCGGGCAGCACCGAGGTGGTCCGGCCATGGGTCGAGGCGCTGCGCAACGTGGGCTTCGCGGTGTTCGCGAAACCGAAGCTCACCGAGGACTCCGACGTGGACGACGACATGCTCGCCCACATCAGCCTGCGCGCCTCGGAAGGCGCCCTGCGGCACCTCGTGGTCGCGTCCGGCGACGGCCGCGCGTTCCGCGAGCCGCTGGAGGAGCTCGACGCCGCGGGCACGGCCGTCACGGTCATCGGGTTCCGCGAGCACGCGAGCTTCGCGCTCAACTCCGAGGTGATCGAGTTCGTCGACCTGGAGGACATCGACGGGGTGTTCCGAGAGCCGCTCCCACGCATCACGCTCGACAGCCTGCCCGACACCGGGGCGTGGCTGCCGCCGTTCCGCTCGCTGCGCTCGCTGCTGGAGCCACGCCGATGA
- a CDS encoding DUF4440 domain-containing protein, producing the protein MMDELRDRCAAQIDGLHRVIEDWLTGRAPRTAEAFAAFVDAHSPEFTMVAPDGALLRRDELLPGFEGAHGTAPGLRIRISEVALVHADAGGVVVTYEEWQDGPAGRSGRRSTVLLEPHTSAPHGLRSRHLHETWIDTR; encoded by the coding sequence GTGATGGACGAGCTGCGCGACCGCTGTGCCGCCCAGATCGACGGCCTGCACCGGGTCATCGAGGACTGGCTCACCGGCCGCGCCCCGCGCACGGCCGAGGCGTTCGCCGCCTTCGTCGACGCGCACTCGCCGGAGTTCACGATGGTCGCGCCGGACGGCGCGCTGCTGCGCAGGGACGAGCTCCTGCCCGGCTTCGAAGGCGCGCACGGCACCGCTCCCGGTCTGCGGATCCGCATCTCAGAGGTCGCGCTCGTCCATGCCGACGCCGGTGGTGTCGTCGTGACGTACGAGGAATGGCAGGACGGTCCGGCGGGCCGGTCGGGCCGGCGCAGCACCGTGCTGCTGGAGCCGCACACCTCCGCGCCGCACGGCCTGCGCTCGCGGCACCTGCACGAGACGTGGATCGATACCCGGTGA
- the paaI gene encoding hydroxyphenylacetyl-CoA thioesterase PaaI, producing the protein MADELEVARGTAAAMELADAAGRGVGVRLLDVAPGRARVALTVEERHVNGHGICHGGYLFFLADAALAYASNSYGTSAVAAGADITFLRPVALGAELVAEAVERARVGRSGLYDVTVRVGEDPVAEFRGRTRQVPGLPAPG; encoded by the coding sequence ATGGCCGATGAGCTCGAGGTCGCCCGGGGGACGGCCGCGGCGATGGAGCTGGCCGACGCCGCGGGCCGCGGGGTGGGCGTGCGGCTGCTCGACGTCGCGCCGGGCCGGGCCCGCGTCGCGCTGACCGTCGAAGAGCGGCACGTCAACGGGCACGGCATCTGCCACGGTGGATACCTGTTCTTCCTGGCCGACGCCGCGCTCGCGTACGCGTCCAACAGCTACGGCACGTCCGCCGTCGCGGCCGGTGCCGACATCACGTTCCTGCGTCCCGTCGCGCTGGGCGCCGAGCTCGTCGCCGAGGCGGTCGAGCGGGCCCGGGTGGGCCGCTCGGGGCTCTACGACGTCACGGTCCGGGTCGGGGAGGACCCGGTGGCCGAGTTCCGTGGCCGCACCCGCCAGGTCCCCGGCCTCCCGGCGCCCGGCTGA
- the trmB gene encoding tRNA (guanosine(46)-N7)-methyltransferase TrmB — translation MRPGVAEAPHPPIPTFVHHRSRLTEGQQHAWDRWWPERGRDVSAILSGAEPYDPPAWFGRTAPLVLEIGSGMGESTAALAAAAPEIDHIAVEVYEPGLAQLLMRLADAGLTNVTLLRGDAVALLREQVPPASLAGIRIFFPDPWPKRRHRKRRLVQPDFIALAASRLEPGGFLHLATDWDDYAVQMRAVCDAEPALENTAAGRPGGWTPRPDWRPVTKFEQRARLEGRTVRDLLYRARHAEAPRDDGP, via the coding sequence ATGAGGCCTGGGGTGGCCGAGGCACCACACCCGCCGATCCCCACCTTCGTCCACCACCGCAGCCGGCTCACCGAGGGCCAGCAGCACGCGTGGGACCGCTGGTGGCCGGAACGCGGCCGGGACGTCAGCGCCATCCTGAGCGGCGCCGAACCGTACGACCCGCCTGCCTGGTTCGGGCGCACGGCCCCGCTCGTGCTGGAGATCGGATCCGGGATGGGGGAGTCCACGGCCGCGCTCGCCGCGGCGGCCCCCGAGATCGACCACATCGCCGTCGAGGTGTACGAGCCGGGGCTCGCCCAGCTGCTGATGCGGCTCGCCGACGCGGGGCTCACCAACGTCACCCTGCTGCGCGGCGACGCCGTGGCGCTGCTGCGGGAGCAGGTGCCGCCGGCGTCGCTGGCCGGGATCCGGATCTTCTTCCCGGACCCGTGGCCCAAGCGGCGCCACCGCAAGCGCCGCCTCGTCCAGCCGGACTTCATCGCGCTCGCGGCGTCGCGGCTGGAGCCGGGCGGCTTCCTGCACCTCGCCACCGACTGGGACGACTACGCGGTGCAGATGCGCGCCGTGTGCGACGCCGAACCGGCGCTCGAGAACACCGCCGCCGGCCGGCCCGGCGGCTGGACCCCGCGCCCGGACTGGCGACCGGTCACGAAGTTCGAGCAGCGGGCGCGCCTCGAAGGGCGCACTGTGCGTGACCTCCTGTATCGGGCTCGTCACGCGGAAGCACCTCGCGACGACGGACCGTAG
- a CDS encoding glycosyltransferase produces the protein MESAAVTATVVVCVYTEKRWDDIVAAVASVAAQDVAAAETLVIVDHNPALLSRAQQEFGPRGVRVLPNAHKQGLSGARNTAIAEAVGDVVVFLDDDAAARLGWLAALLAPYGDPAVKAVGGVAHPRWPVNRPRVLPGAAPYDPNATGELDWIVGCTYTGQPLRQAEVRNLMGCNMSFRREVFERVGGFAEDIGRIGKNPLGCEETELCIRARQHYQRAGEKIRILFEPGAVVDHRVSADRVEWAYLRRRSWSEGLSKAAVSKLVGSDDALSTERSYVARVLPIAVLRELKEGRVSSAAAVVTALACTTAGYVRGKLPGATSGVRLPAAEAARQHSAG, from the coding sequence GTGGAGAGTGCGGCCGTCACGGCGACCGTCGTGGTCTGCGTGTACACCGAGAAGCGGTGGGACGACATCGTCGCCGCCGTGGCCTCGGTCGCCGCGCAGGACGTGGCGGCGGCGGAGACCCTCGTGATCGTCGACCACAACCCGGCGCTGCTCTCGCGGGCGCAGCAGGAGTTCGGTCCGCGTGGTGTCCGGGTGCTGCCGAACGCCCACAAGCAGGGGTTGTCCGGGGCGCGCAACACGGCCATCGCCGAGGCGGTCGGCGACGTCGTGGTGTTCCTCGACGACGACGCCGCTGCCCGGCTCGGCTGGCTCGCCGCGCTCCTCGCGCCCTACGGCGACCCGGCCGTCAAGGCCGTTGGCGGCGTGGCGCACCCGCGCTGGCCGGTCAACCGGCCGCGGGTGCTGCCCGGCGCCGCGCCGTACGACCCCAACGCCACCGGCGAGCTCGACTGGATCGTCGGGTGCACGTACACCGGCCAGCCCCTCCGCCAGGCCGAGGTGCGCAACCTCATGGGCTGCAACATGTCGTTCCGACGCGAAGTGTTCGAGCGGGTCGGCGGCTTCGCCGAGGACATCGGGCGCATCGGCAAGAACCCGCTGGGCTGCGAGGAGACCGAGCTCTGCATCCGGGCCCGGCAGCACTACCAGCGGGCGGGCGAGAAGATCCGGATCCTGTTCGAGCCCGGCGCCGTCGTCGACCACCGCGTGAGCGCCGACCGCGTCGAGTGGGCCTACCTGCGGCGGCGCAGCTGGTCGGAAGGCCTGTCGAAGGCGGCCGTCTCCAAGCTCGTGGGCAGCGACGACGCCCTGTCCACCGAGCGGAGCTACGTGGCGCGGGTGCTGCCCATCGCCGTGCTGCGCGAGCTCAAGGAGGGCCGCGTGTCGTCCGCGGCCGCCGTCGTCACCGCACTGGCCTGCACCACCGCCGGCTACGTGCGCGGCAAGCTCCCCGGTGCCACGTCCGGCGTGCGGTTGCCCGCCGCCGAGGCCGCCCGCCAGCACAGCGCCGGATGA